One Eptesicus fuscus isolate TK198812 chromosome 13, DD_ASM_mEF_20220401, whole genome shotgun sequence genomic window, TCACCTATAAGTACTAATGAACACACTAACACTTATGTAAAGACACATgcacataaaattcatgcacatatATCCACATCCTGACACTGAAAAACTTTAGTAGAGTTCACTCTTTTGCACTAGCTCCTTCAAAAAGTGGAACTAAGACCaactgatatgtctctctcacattgatgtttctctctctctgtctctccccctccactctctaaaaatcaatggaaaaaaatccttggatgaggattaacaacaaaaaaagtggaaCTAAGACTCTTAGAGCAGAGTCAGGTCAATGTCATGACATGTCTGCTGACTTCTTTCAGCAGACTTTACTGTGGGAAACTCCTTTCTTCTCTATTCAATCTTGGAATCAGtaattaatcttttttcttaatccccacctgaggatttttaagagggtgaaagggagggaggaggggggggggagagagagaaacattgatgtgaaagacacattgagccctagctggtttggctcagtggatagagcgttggcctgtggacgaagggtcccaggttcaattccagtcaagggcacatgcctggggctgtgggcttgatccccagtagggggtgtgcaggaggcagccaatcaatgatcctctctcatcattgatgtttctatcgctctttccctctcccttcctctctgaaatcaataaatatatatatacatatttttaaaaaagagacacattgattggttgcctcccgtatgcaccccaaccagggtctgggatcaaacctgcaaccaaggtacatgcccttgactgggaatcgaacccaagatccttcagttCTCAAaccaacactctaatcactgagcaaaaatGGCCAGGGCTCAGTAATGAATCTTGAATGCCTGAAAGCCCCATGCTTTCAGCTCATGCCTGGTCTGGTCAGCTACTgctcacagacacaaacacacccacacgTTTGACTGATTTTCCCTCAACCCTCAAGATTGGAGGGCTAAGAGGGAGTCGGACTTCtgtcaccaccatttgtccaccatccagagctgaggggtcagtgctgacatgtacacataaggaactggtggacattgaaattgggtctctaaagaactgttggtccagagagaaactcactacagactgattcatttgcctgtcagcataactattattgctcgtctcacattcaattcttataagtatatctctagtgacacatgatctcgctcatctaggggaaatgatgaacaacatagattgaggaacaagaacagaaccagaaacaaggaggcatcgatcggactattgggcctcagagggaggataggggaaggtggggggagggggcagagatcaaccaaaggacttgtgtgcatgcatatgagcctatccaatggttaagttcaacagggggttggggcatccgtggggaggggtgtgagatgggaatggggggatgaggacaaatatgtgacaccttaatcaataaagaaattaaaaaaaaaaaaagattggaggGCTAGCAGCTTCAATTTTTAGGGAAAGACACTGAGGCCTAGGATTGGAAAATGACTTGCCTGAGTTAACACAACATGTATGTAACCTAGCAAGACTGGGAACTCGGGCTCCAACCTCCTTAGCTAGGCAGTCTCACTGTCCTGCTGTTTTCGGAGGGCGTGGAAACCAGCCACCAAGACGGGCCTGTCCTGAAACCCCCAGGACTCACCATAACAGACAAGACGGGTCGTCTCCCGCGAGGCCAGGGGTGTGTTGCACAGGCGGCAATTGGAGCTGTAGTCGCTATCTTGGAGCCACTGCAGGTAAGACTGTACGATGCactggagtgggagagagaggtcaCAACTGAGCAGGGGCTCCACAACCCAGCTACCCAAGACCCAATGGTCTATCTCTCATCGCAAAGACTTCTTACATTTGttcaatcaataaacatttactgagcacatactGTGTGCCAGATTATATCTTAAGGGCTAGGGGCATAGCAACGAATCAAATAAATGAAGTCCTGGCCCTCGTGGATCTTCCATTCTAGCGCCTGGCCCTTCATGGATTTGGAAGTAGCCAATACTACCTGCCCTCCCAGTGCCCTGCTCAGCCGCTCTTTTGAAGGCCCCACCTTGGCGTGATTGGCTACCAGGCAGTGCTCGCAGACGTTGACCCGGTGTTCGAAGCAGAATAGGTTTGTCACCTTCCTCTTGGGGCACTTGCAAAGCCCCATGGTCCACCCTGAAGAAGGGGCCTGAGTTGGTAGGGAGCCAGGTTCTGGTGGCCGCCACTAGGCACTCACCAGCCAAGTTCGTTTCTACTCCCCTAGACACTCTCATattggtgccagccccaattttCGGCCCAGCGCCCCTCTTCACTCCGGACCACGCCCCCAGCATAAATCCGTCCTCCAAAGACCCCCCTCATTCCTCCTGAACCCCGCCCCGGCCAGGCTCCTCCATCAGCGTCCCTCAGATaccaccggccccgcccccaggggccCCTCCTGGGTCCCACCCCTCCAAGCCCCGCCCCCACTTTCTCCACAGACCCCTCTCTCAGTGTTACTGAAGCACCGCGGCACCGGTCCCGATGAGCGGGAGCGCTGGTCCGAGGGGTAGACACCGCGCCCCGTCGACCTCCGGCtcagctctttccagctccggCCGCCCCGACTATCCCTCCGCTGCCACGTCTCTTCCGGGTGCGGCGCGTGCCGATGACGCAAGCAcgccactggccccgcccccgagaCGCTTTACGTGGTGCCGGGCGGAGAGCGgaccctctttccccctcccgcCTTGCGTCACTTCCGCTTCCTCACGGGTGAGGCGGGTAGTTCGAACGTTTCTGCTTCGAAGGAGCCTTACGGTTGGCGCGAGCCCCACCACCTGCGGTGGCGGCGCGGCGAAGGTCGAGGCCAAGATATGTCCGAGAGGCGAACGCGGTCCGGCGGGGCCGCCCAGGGCTCCGGTGAGCGGAGGGCGCGCGGGAGAGATGGGGCCCAAGTGTTTGAGGGACGCAGTTTCGTGAGGGAGGCCCTCCCCCAACCGCCAGAAGAGGCTCGGACCGGGAAGGCGCCCCCGACGGGCCTGTTTGGGAACCTTCTGTCTCTTTTCCAGGGCCGAGGGCCTCACTTCCTACTCAGTCTCTGCGGAGGTCTCAGCGGAAATCAGGCTCTGATCTTCCCAACATCCTCCCTGAAATCTGCCCGAAGGTGAGCCCGGGATTCCTCAGGTCCTTCCACAGAGGCGCCTCCTTCCCAGGAGACCCCTGGGCTAGGATAGAGCTCATGGtcaccccctcctctccaggcGCCTCGTGCGACTCCAGTCAGAAAGCCCATCGTCTTGAAGAAGATTGTGGCTCATACTGTAAAGGTGAGGCCTGAGAGAGGGGTTGTGGGTGGGGAGCAAAATTGGGGGCTGGCTATGTGATCAACTAGTGTTGTCTCCACAGATCCCATCTGTGCACTCGCCTCGAAGGAGCCCTAGGGTGAGTTCATTTTCATCTGCTTTGCTGCGTGGAATCCAGGACATTGTAGAGCTGGGAAGGGGCATGGTGTCTGCTCACATCTGCTTAGGGTGCTGTTTGCAGTATTTTGAAAGTTTGTCTTTCCATATCTGCATGCATTGCCAGTCTTGCTTCCTCCTGTAGACTTACTAGGTCTTGATACCCTGGTATCCTCTACCGTtttccttctagcccaccccccacctaggccttcaccactctattgtctgtgtccatgggttatgcatacaagatctttggttgctctcttcccacccacccacccacctcccccacgTATTATCTATTTTCCTCCACTAGAATGCTCCATGGAGACAggggttttctgttttattccctGCTGTACTGCTCTGTTTTACTCCCCGGTCACATTTTGGAGACAGAGCTGGCAGCACCGGTAGGCGGTGGTGAGTCCTTTTAAAAGAGGCACAAAACCACACTCCTCAGAATCAATGCCCACTTGttcttttctccccttccccacatcTATCTTAGCTTGATTTCTCACCCAACCTGtctcctcttttccttttaaacatGTATGTCCAGTGGATCTTTCCTTCCACCCTAAATCTCCTCCGGCTTCCTGGAAGTAATATAGCCGAGTAACAGGGAGGCATTCTCTCTTCTGTCCTGGTAGATTGCGTTTTCcttggagaaagaaaacaatccTCCTACCAAGGAGCCTACTAAGGAGGACCTCTTCGAGAAATTTATTGTCCCTGCCACTCCTGTGCACACTCCAGATGTTGAACCAAACTCCAGTGATGGAGACCTGGACACCAGAGACTTGGACATGTCCAAGAAAGTCAGGCGATCCTACAGCCGGCTGGACCCCCTTCACTgcgcctccacctccaccccaggccgCCCATCCTGCTTTGGCTTCGAGAGGCTTCTGGGGACAGAAGACCTGGCTGGAGTCTCACCTTTGGTGTGTTCAAAGTTAACCGAGgtccccagggtccctgggaatcCTTGGGTCCCAGACACGACTCTCCCTGGAATTTCCCCACccgtgaaagagaaaaagaagaagaagaaggtgccAGAGATCCTGgtgagtggggcaggggcctgcCTCTGCGGTCACGCAGACATACTGGGAGATGCCAGGACACGTGAAGGGCTGGGGCTCAGTTCTGGTTGTTTTGGGGGAAAGATAGCACCTGCGTGCAGGGTGTGGGTAGACATGCTCCAGACAACATGTCCTCttccccactcacctgcctcccatTTCTCTTCCCTCAGAAATCGGAGCTGGATGAGTGGGCTGCAGCCATGAATGCTGAGTTTGAAGCTGCTGAGCAGTTTGATCTCCTGGTTGAATGAGATGAAACGGGGGTGCACCTAGCCAGACTTCCTTCCCCCTGTACATAGCCTCTTCTTCCTGTGCAACAGACACTTGGGGTCCCCTTCCCTGGCCTTGTTACCTGTGCATGTGCTGTTGCTGCACGTGAGGTCTGCCCTTGAGTGTTTGTGCGGTGGCAGCTGTAGGAAATAGGGTTCGCCTGGCCGGTGTCCTGGCTATAGTCAGTGACCCACCATCTCCTCCCTACTTCCTGCAGTGTCCTGGCCAGTTTCCAGTTGGGCTACAGACTTGGGAGGGAGAGTCACTGGCCCAGCAGGAGGAGGTTACAGGGCTGAGGATTGTGGGTGAGAGCATCTCTACTGTTGCGGAATGTGGCTGCCCTGTGCCAGCCCCAACAGAAATGCATCcccagcccagcccgtgtggttcagtggttgagcatcgaccaatgaaccaggaggacacggtttgattcctggtcgaggcacatgtctgggttgcgtgttcaatttccagtgtggggcgtgcaggaggcagccgatcagtgattctcatcgttgatgtttctatctctctctacctccttttctctctgaagtcagtaaaagtatatttaaaaagaaaagaaacaggcaCCCGCAGCCAGAGCAGCCTCAGGCTTTCTCTCCTGAGTTGCCTTCTGTTGGTGGCTTGGTTCCATCTATGTAaaaaggcttgggtttccttagATTCTCTAGATGGTCCAGGAGAGAATTTGTGGATTTGGGACGGTTCTGTCTGTGAGGAAGAAGCTGGACACGCAGGCAGTAGAATCGGGTTTAGAAGGAGAGTGGGAAAGCCGTAGTTGGCTTCGGACCATAGGCGTTTGCTCCTTAGAAGCTGTATTTCATATTTCTGTGTTCTGCTGTTGAGGTATTTGGTTAAAAACAAGGCCGCTGGAGTGCTGGCCGCATAGGGCAAAGGGTGAATTTGGGGGTGTGGCAACAGGTACCACAGGTTCCAGCCTCTATAGAACCTGAGGCTCGGCTGGGAAGGGGCCCATGGCAGGAGGTGACCCCTCTTGTCATGCACATCTGTTTCTTACAAACTAAAGTTCACAGTCTGTTCAGCTCTAGAACAAAAACATAGGTTAAGCAGTCCTAGTCCCACTGGCATTTTGCAGCTACACATATAGGTTAAGCAGTCTTAGTCCCGCTGGCATTTTGCAGCTACACATGTAAAGTTCTAGGAAGCTTTTCTCACGTTCcagaaggggcaggggcaggggtcgATAGCAGTGTTAACCTTTAGCTTCCTTAGTGCCCTGTCACAGGAGGACACTGCCTGAGGCAGGTGCTAGGAGTTGAGCTAGGGGGCAGAGAAAGATCACCTTCCTGTCTTCAAGGAAGCCCGCTCCCACCATTTCTCTTCTCATGCTGGTAAAAGGTGTGCTTTCAAAGGCTGCCCAACCACACTTTGCTCCATTCCCCACGTGTTGAACCTTTGCACACTTACAGGTTTGTGGAAGTAGAGGCTAGTGAATAGCAGAGTGTCAGGGAAGATCTGCTTGTTCAGTTACCTGCACGGCACTGATGAAGCTCTTCACAAGGCCCGGGAGTCCCAGACTACCTGTTCCACGCTTTGTGCTTTGTCAGGTCTTACAAGCAAGCCCCTTTGTCAGGGTGGGCCAGATGTCCTTGAGCTGGACCACACCTGAAGAAACCTTCTCCTCACTGGCTGGTGGGCAGGACGCCTGAGAATTGTTTTAGTCCTGTAGAATCAGGAGTAGCCAGATGATGATGTTATTGCTGCAAACTTCTCTCCCTGAAAAACTAAGAATGTGGAGtttaagggaatttttttttttttttttttttaataaacctgGTTGAAGAATTTGTCTGTTCCGAGATTGTGTTTCTTTCATTGGGTCAAAGGCAGTGCTGAGGGTTTGAGGCCCAGGAAGCTAAGCCTTTAGGCTGTGTCACAGGGTTGACCCCATCCTCCATATCTTTCTGTCCAGTTGCTCACACCATTCTTCCAAGGCTGGGCTACCTGCCTGAAGGGGAGTTCCAGGATAAGGCTGCTAAAAGCTTAAtccagagcaggcgtcctcaaactacggcccgggggccacatgcaggtgtttttgccgttttgtttttttacttcaaaatatgtgcagtgtgcataggaatttgttcatagtatgtttttttttttttttaaactatagtccagccctccaacggtctgagggacagtgaactggccccctgtttaaaaagtttgaggacccctagtCCAGAGCCTGGGAACAAACCCTCCCATCCTGAGTCAAGCCCTTGTTTCCCTATCCCCCGTCCCCAGGAGCTCGCTCCTCACGCTGGCCCAGCCTGGTGCAGAAGCCCCCGGGGAACTAGTCAGGTATCCATGCATTTGCACGTGGGTGACACAAACCAGTCTTGTCAGGTCTCTACATTTGTCCTTGCCTCCTAGACCGAGCAAATCAAGACCTTTCaattcttaagtttttttttttttataagtagtattttttttttaaattactttattgattaaggtatcacatatttgtcctcaaccccctccccccgttcaaTTCTTAAGTTTTTAcagcctccccacacctcccttcTACCTCTTTACCCAGAGGAAAGCAGGTCCCTTTTTTCAAGGCCAAGCTTTCCACTTTGGCTTTTGATCCAAGTCTGTCATCTGAGCCCTTGTGCCTCTCACCTACAAGTCCTAAACAGGCTTATGTTCATTTTATTAGAAACAACCACCCTGACCCAAAAAAAGTTTTGATCAGCCTCTCCTTTTAGCTACTACTATTATTCCTTTTGAGGTTAAGCTCCTTGAAAAAAATGTTAGGAAATTGCTTGCTGCTTCTGTCCCATGTACTCTAGGTGCCCTCACTCACTTACTGCTCAGTGACCACATAATCCGCAATGCTACAGCTCAGGCCTCTGCACCCTGGGCCAAGAGCACCCTTCTTGGGGCCATGACACTGCTGGCCCCTTTCTTTGCTTCCACTGAAATGTCAGGACACCTAGGTTCAGTCCTGgaccctctttttttccttttctttattgattaaggtattacatatgtatccttatctccccattgcccccttcaccccccactcatgccctcgcccccctggtgtctgtgtccattggctaggcttctgtgcatgcatacaagtctttggttgatctctcccccttgcccccaccttccctctgaggtttgatggtctgatcaatgcttctctgtctctgtttttgttcatcagtttctggaCCCTCTTTTCAATCTGCTTGACCTCAAGCTCTCTAGGCCACCTTGTTGCCCAAGATTGGCCAGTCTTTCTCTCCCACCCATATATCTCTTCTGAACTTCAAACCAGAATCTAGAACTATATTCTAGAACTATCTCAACTCAGAAGTTACCTCGAACTTAGCTTATCCATCAGCTTGCCTCTTCCTGTGCTCCCTACATCATTAGCATCACCTCGGGCTGACCCAATCACACAAGCCAGGCCATTGGGGGTCATCTGCAGCTCCACACTCTCCCTCACCCCATCCCTTCAGCCCAATCTCAACATCCCTCCATCCCCACGGCTACTGGACAATTGCCTTGGCCtagtgattttcaatctttttcatctcatgacacacctaaattaattactaaaattctgcagcacaccaaaaaataaattccttgccgatctgacaaaaaaaagtgtaattttgattcattcacacagacAGCTAttctgttggttttttttgtttttgttaatcctcactcaaggatatatttttttattgtttctttagagagtggacgggagggaggtagtggagagagaaagatcaatgtgaggcACATTgattcattgcctcctgcacactccctgactagggctggggatcaaatcaGAATCCAGGTTGTGCCCCTTACCACAAAACCTGCAACTTTTCAGTTTGAGAGCCgatgagaaacactggccagggtgattgTTGtcaatgtttttgtgtttttatttatttattattatttttttaaaatatatttttattaatttttttccagagcgaaagggagagggatagagagttagaaacatcgatgtgagagaaaccgatcagctgcctcctgtacatcccctaccagggactgagcctgcaacccaggcatgtgcccttgacaggaatcaaacctgggacccttcagtctgcaggccggcgctctatccactgagccaaaccggccagggctgtgtttttaaaaatgtatatattttagccctagccagtttggctcagtggatagagcgccggcctgcagactgaagggtcccaggtttgattcttgtcaagggcacatgcctgggttgcagtctcagtccctggtagggggcatgcaggaggcagccgatcaatgagtttctctcatcattgatgtttctatctctctttccctccccctctctgaaatcagtaaagatatatttaacaaaaaaaaaaatatatcgatatttttattaatttcagaggagatagaaacatcaatgatgagagagaatcattcatcactgcctcctgcatgctccccccccccccccgccccaattgggaatcaagcccacaacccaggcatgtgatctgaccaggaatcgaaccagtgacctggTTTATAGATCGATACTCAACTACTGGACAACATtgggccattttttaaatttgacaatctaagttGAGGTCaatgccctgactaaatagtcatgtgttgcatgttttaaaagttcttgcagCACATCAGTGTGTCTCTTGTGCCTCACCAGTGTGCCATGGCACACCAGCTGAAAATCACTGCCCTGGCCTAGTAGCTCTTCAAACTATACTGCGGCCTGAATCAGTTTCCAAGAGAAAATATGGTGTTGTTTTTCCCCTGcttaaagcctttttaaaaatacatacatatatatatatatatacacacacactttttttttattaatttcagagagaaaggggaggggaaagagagagaaacatcaatgataagagaatcattgatcagctgcctcctgcatgtcccctactggggattgagcccacaacccgggcatgcgcccttgactggaatcaaacctgggacccttcagtccgcaggctgacgttctatcccaGCGGTCGCCAAACAGTGGTcagtggaccactggtggtccgtgaggtccgaaaggttggtaaccgctgctctatccactgagccaaaccagctagggctgcttaaAGCCTTTTGatacaattccatttctgggtgtaatacccaaaagaattggaaGTAGGGTCTTGAAGAAATATTTGtacatccatgttcatagcaTGGCTCACAATAGACAAAAAAGGTGGAAACACCATAAatatccattgatggatgaatggataaacaaaatacagtatgtaggtacaatggaatattattcagctctATCAATttcaaaaggaatgaaattcttttattttattttattttttatttatttatttattttaaatttctttattgattaaggtatcacatatttgtcctcgtccccccaggaatgaaattctgatacatgctacaacatggatgaaccttgaaaacacgaTGATAAATGTAATGGGCTAtacacaaaaggataaatattatatgattccactaaTAAGAAATACTGGAAGCagtcaaactcatagagacagaagtagaatgatggtggttgccaggggatggaggagggcGAATggattattatttaactagaggcccggtgcacaggattcatgcactggtggggaacGTGACCTGGGGAGATTGGCCCGCTGTGGGAACAGCTGCTCCCAGtcagttgagcgtctgccccctggtggtcagtgtacatcatagcgactggtcgatcaTTCTGccttggtcgctgggcttttattaaatGGAATGAGTATAGCGTTTCAGTTTGGGAAAATcaatggtggtgatggctgcatggcaatgtgaatgtacttaatgccaatgaactgtacacttaaaagtggttaaaatggtaaattttatgttatgtattttgtcacaataatttttttgaaaaatacccTTTGGTGACTTTCCATTGTCCATGCAGAATCATAATGATGGTTAGTGGGTTTTGGCTGCCCAGTGTCTCAGTCTCTATAAGTGAGCTGGCTGCATGGGACATGCTTACACAAAAATTGTTCTTTGTTTATCTGGCAATGAAACTTAACTAGCTCACGCTGTTTCCCAGCGGAGTGCCCCACATCTTCGACACCATCCTGCCCAAGCTGTTCCTTCTGGATTGCCCTTCACTGGCCAGGATACCCCACTTGTTGAAGATCAAGCAGCACCTCCCTGATGGAGTCTGCCTAGAGCTCCTAAGCCAAGTGTGTGGCCCTCTCCTCTCGAGACCAGGGCTTTCTGTCCGGGCCTCTTTATGGCACATTTCCCTGCACTAGGATCCCCTGTGAACCTAGGATCCCCTGTGAACTGGGCCCTCTTGCGTCCCCTGAAGCTTCTCTGGGGCAGAACCAGATCAGATCATCTATCTGTATGTTCTCAGGACCCGGCCTGAGGCCTGTCCTGCAGACCTGTTGGTCAACCAGTGCTTACTGGGGACCGTTAATTGCAGCGTGAATtgtattttattacatttgtacatcataatttatttaccttttcttaTATTTGGGCCCTTTAAGccagttttagtttttcttcttgGTGTAAATCAGCCACTGTGGGCCTCTgtacaaatttttatttcttttgaagtcATTTCTTTAGACCTAGTTTCCAAAGCGAAGTTACCTCGGAAGCATTCTCAGGCTCAGCCCAGCTCCGGCTCCTCTGCCGACCCAGCTAGGGAATACCAGGGGAGGCAATTTTGCTCAGCAGAGAAAAGTATGGTCCGAATTCAGATTGCAGAAGGAGATGGGAATGGGAGAGGGGTGAACATTATGGGCAAGAGCATGGCACTGGGGAAGGTTTGGCATGGGGTTGGGAAGTGAGACTCCTGGCTGGTATGAGCAGAGTATTATGTGGGTTAGAACCAATGGTGTCCATAACAGAGGGTCTTGAATGCCATATTAATTACTTCTCCATGCCCAACTAATAGATGATTTCTATACCAGAAATGAGAGGCATTCTCCACTGTTTACAAGTTTCTCTAGGGTTCCATTACATAGTGCCATCCCAGCCCCCaaatcccacccccatcccttgcGTTTGCAGGGACCTGGTTGGCTGGACAAGAATTGGTGATAGAGACTCTCCAGGCTGGAGGCTGCCCCAAGATAACCAGATGAGGCTGGAAAGGGGAGGCCCATGGGTTGATGGATGTGGCTTACCAACTGGGCTTCTGTCTTCCTCAGTCTCCCCAGAGCAGACAAAAAACCCATTCTGAGCCCGTTGAGGAGCCAGTGGTGCAACCTGTTGAGCAGGAGAACCTGGAAGACCCTCAGGTCTGTGGGGAGCTGGGCACAGAGGTGGCAGGGGGGCTGGAGACGTTCTTCTTTCCCTGCTGGGAGATGACAACTCCCAGCCAACGCTCCCGGGTGTGGGAGGACCCAAGCTCTTGGGCTGCCAGCCCCGTGTCACTTTGGTCACCATGACACCTTCTCTGCCAAAGCCACCTTCTTCAGAGTCACAGCAGGACCTGCAACCAGAACCCACGGCCAAGTTCCTGTTTACACTCCTGAGCTCGGTGGAGCCCTCTGAGCCCAAAGAACCTCAAGAGTaagtctgtgtgagtgtgtgaagggGAGGGAGGCCCATGGTGCTTCTCTCCCTACTCCCAACCCCCATATTAACACTCAGAtctgggccagggctcagccctggggtgggcagaggggaagcCCAGataggactgaaggatcctgggccTTGGGCTGCCCCACCTCTCTGACCACCCAGTTCTCTCCCAGCCTATTGATCCTCCATCCTACCCTCACTGCAAACCCATTCTAGGGACTTGGAGGTCCTGGAGAGCCGGTTCCTGGATAAGGAAGACTGGGGCACCCAGCAAACCTCGAAGGAAATTAACCATTTGCAGAATGCTTGTATGAGGTGAGCCAGGTctgggcaggtgcaggcaggtagGGTGACAGGACTTTTCTCCAAGGAGGTCATGGCCTGGGGCTTGATGGCCGCAGGCTTGCACCTTCTTgcccctctttcttccctcctttcctgttCTAC contains:
- the CDCA5 gene encoding sororin, which codes for MSERRTRSGGAAQGSGPRASLPTQSLRRSQRKSGSDLPNILPEICPKAPRATPVRKPIVLKKIVAHTVKIPSVHSPRRSPRIAFSLEKENNPPTKEPTKEDLFEKFIVPATPVHTPDVEPNSSDGDLDTRDLDMSKKVRRSYSRLDPLHCASTSTPGRPSCFGFERLLGTEDLAGVSPLVCSKLTEVPRVPGNPWVPDTTLPGISPPVKEKKKKKKVPEILKSELDEWAAAMNAEFEAAEQFDLLVE